A genomic region of Alnus glutinosa chromosome 11, dhAlnGlut1.1, whole genome shotgun sequence contains the following coding sequences:
- the LOC133882641 gene encoding uncharacterized protein LOC133882641 isoform X1 gives MEVADATDVGLSPSTPKGKEFQIPVISFNTLPAAPKRKPVWSRMEVGDVTNVCLSPSTPKGKEFQIPGISSNTPPAAPKRKQAISVDGCSTTPKGNEIPRISDCPLPPKEKPARPPKNYDILSLKFFTGMAPKYFRD, from the exons ATGGAGGTGGCTGATGCTACTGATGTGGGTCTATCTCCTAGCACGCCAAAGGGAAAGGAGTTCCAGATTCCTGTAATATCATTCAATACCCTACCGGCGGCGCCGAAGAGAAAACCCGTCTGGTCTAGAATGGAGGTGGGTGATGTCACTAATGTGTGTCTATCTCCTAGCACGCCAAAGGGAAAGGAGTTCCAGATTCCTGGAATATCATCCAATACCCCACCGGCGGCGCCGAAGAGAAAACAGGCGATTTCGGTGGATGGGTGCTCCACGACGCCTAAGGGAAATGAGATTCCTCGAATCTCCGATTGCCCACTGCCGCCAAAGGAAAAACCGGCGAGACCACCCAAGAATTACGATATTCTGTCACTAAAATTTTTCACCGGAATGGCTCCCAAGTATTTTAg GGATTGA
- the LOC133882641 gene encoding uncharacterized protein LOC133882641 isoform X2 produces MEVADATDVGLSPSTPKGKEFQIPVISFNTLPAAPKRKPVWSRMEGLMPNKSRNSCEGAWRRLWSLRKGRKPARGLKHD; encoded by the exons ATGGAGGTGGCTGATGCTACTGATGTGGGTCTATCTCCTAGCACGCCAAAGGGAAAGGAGTTCCAGATTCCTGTAATATCATTCAATACCCTACCGGCGGCGCCGAAGAGAAAACCCGTCTGGTCTAGAATGGAG GGATTGATGCCAAATAAGTCAAGAAATAGCTGTGAAGGGGCTTGGAGGAGGCTATGGTCGCTGAGAAAGGGTAGGAAGCCgg CCAGAGGGCTCAAGCACGACTAG
- the LOC133882641 gene encoding uncharacterized protein LOC133882641 isoform X3 — protein sequence MEVADATDVGLSPSTPKGKEFQIPVISFNTLPAAPKRKPVWSRMEGLMPNKSRNSCEGAWRRLWSLRKARGLKHD from the exons ATGGAGGTGGCTGATGCTACTGATGTGGGTCTATCTCCTAGCACGCCAAAGGGAAAGGAGTTCCAGATTCCTGTAATATCATTCAATACCCTACCGGCGGCGCCGAAGAGAAAACCCGTCTGGTCTAGAATGGAG GGATTGATGCCAAATAAGTCAAGAAATAGCTGTGAAGGGGCTTGGAGGAGGCTATGGTCGCTGAGAAAGG CCAGAGGGCTCAAGCACGACTAG